Genomic segment of Sulfitobacter sp. OXR-159:
ACAATGCTGTCGGGCCGGATGCAGCCAAGTCACCTCCTCAAGAAATTGGCCGCGCGCCCGAGGCAACATGATCTGGCGTTGGCCTTGCGGGAGATCGGCCGGGTCGAACGCACATTGTTCATCATCGAATGGCTGCTCGACACCGACATGCAGCGCCGCGCCCATATCGGCTTGAACAAGGGAGAGGCACATCACGCCCTGAAAGGTGCTCTTCGGATCGGGCGTCAGGGAGAAATCCGCGACCGTACCACGGAAGGACAACACTTCCGCATCGCTGGCCTCAATCTGCTGACCGCCATCATCATTTATTGGAATTCCAAACAGCTCGGAAACGCTGTGGCAAGGCGACAGCGGGCAGGATTGGATTGCCCACCCGAACTCCTCGCCCACATATCGCCGCTTGGGTGGGCCCATATCATCCTAACAGGCGAATATCGTTGGCGGAAAATAGAAGCGCAAAATCCTTAAAGGGGTTTTCTGCACTCAGCCCCACTCGACCCCCATTGGTCCGCGCGCGTTTGTGATCGGCGCGCGTTTCCTTCGGCGCACAAGTCTTGTCGATCGAGCGCGACCCATCATGCGAAAGCTGATGGAAACGACCGGTGAAACAGCTAATATCGGCGTCGGAAAAGAAGAGGCGGTCCTGTTTCTGAGCCAAGTGGAGACACATGCGAACATCCGCGCCTTTTTCCCGCCCGGCAGCCTTTCTCCGATGCATGCATCCGGCATTGGCAAGGCGTTGCTCGCATATATGGATCCTGAGCGTTTGGACAAACTACTCTCGAAGGGGCAGATGACGCGGTTTACCGCACATACGATCATCGATCCGACGGCCCTGCGCCAGAATCTCGAAGCCATTCGGGAAAGCGGCTTTTCAGTTGATAATGAAGAGAGGAACGAAGGCATGCGCTGTATCGCGGCGCCGGTATTCGACATGAATGGCGAAGCTGTCGCGGGAATCTCGATATCCGGGCCAACCAGCAGGGTCGGCGCGTCTGAGGTCGAAGAATTGAGCCGCCCCGTCATCAAGGCGGCTCACCAATTGAGCTTCGCAATCGGGGGCAGCGTTACTCGGCCGCAGCCTTGATGCGCTGATGTTGAGGGTATGACGCGGCGCCGGGACGGAGCGCCATATGGCGATTTACGTCCTTGTAAAGCAGGTAACGAAACCGCCCCGGGCCACCCGCATAGCATGCCTGGGGGCAAAAAGCGCGGAGCCACATGTAATCGCCGGCCTCGACTTCGACCCAATCATTGTTTAGATTGTAAACGGCTTTGCCCTCCAACACATAGAGCCCGTGCTCCATCACATGTGTCTCAAGAAAGGGAATGACGCCGCCCGGTTCGAATGTCACAATCGTGACATGCATGTCGTGGCGCAGGTCGGATGGGTCGACAAAGCGGGTCGTCGACCATTTGCCATCTGTGCCCGGCATGGGCGTCGGTTCGATGTCGTTTTCGTTCAGGACCAACACATCGGGCATATCCAACCCTTCGACGGCCTCATATGCCTTGCGCACCCAATGGAAGCGCAAGACTTCCTCGCCTTCGTTTCGCAGGGTCCAGGCGCTCGACGGGGGCAGGTATGCGTAACCGCCCGGGCTCAGCTCGTAAGTCTCGCCCGCGACACGCAAAGTGGCCGCGCCTTCCACAACGAATAATACGCCCTCGGCTTCCGGATCCAATTCAGCCTTTTCAGACCCGCCTCCGGGCTGTACCTCCATGATGTATTGCGAAAATGTCTCGGCGAAGCCGCTCATCGGGCGCGCGATGACCCACAGGCGCGTATCCTCCCAAAAAGGCAAAAAGCTGGTGACGATATCCCGCATCGTACCTTTTGGGATGACCGCATAGGCATCCTTGAAAACTGCGCGATCAGTGAGAAGCTGCTCTTGCCCGGGATGTCCCCCGTGTGGCGCGAAATATTTGGTGCTCATGGATGCTCCGGAAGAAAAAGACTGTTTATGCGAGGGTATTCGATGCGGCTAGGGGGCGACCACCAGCAAAGTGACGACAACTCTATTCGGTGAGATTTGAAAATAGGCGAGATATTCGGCTGGGTTCCGATTTTAGCTTGACGCTGCGGCCACCTGATAACCTCGGTTCCGTAATCGAAAGTGGGGGATCGAGCGGCGGCAAAGTCTATGTCGCTGCGTCCCATTGAAGATTTAAGGGTTAATCTATCAGCCTATGCGAAGGGTCATACCACGCCCAATGGGCATCGGTTCGGAAGTTAGGCTAATCATCAGCACTAAGACCGGCCTGCATTGGCAACGATCTAAAGCGGGAAACGGTGGCCTTTGAAGGCACCGGAATGTTTGGCTTTTGTTATCACGGTCCGAGCGAATTCAGATCATGCCCTGCAAGTTGACGATGCCTAAGCCGCTGATGGGCTCGGCGTACAACGAGTGAACACTGTTTCGTCTACTGAGTAGCGGTAAAAGCGATGGTAAAAGCTTAGAGATCGCCCACGTACGCTACGACTTTTAAGAGCCCCAGCTTTAGGAAAAATCTAACATAATTAACCCTATAAGCGATCTTTCTGTAGAAGGGCGCGCGCTACCCTCAAGTGCGACTCTTGTTAGAAAACAGTAGTTTATCTAATGAGAGGAATCGGTATGGGAGCCGTTTACGAGCAACTAAGTATCACAGAACGACGCAAGATAGAACGCTGGAGACACGCGAAGGTCCCAGTTGACGAGATGGCGCGCGTTCTGAAGCGCTGCAGATCAACGATATTTCGCGAGCTAAAGCGTAACCATTTCTCGGACGAAAACATGCCTGGATGCGATGGCTATTACGGTGCCGCCGCGCACCTGATGCAAGCGGAACGGCGTTCTCGAGAGCGCAAACTGATCAAACATCCTGAGCTGTGTAAACGCGTGATTGAGCGCATCAAGAACGGTTGGACACCCGAGCAGATCAGTAACCGCATGATCCACGAGGGTGCTCCGCTTAGGGTCTGCCAAGAAACCATATACCGATACATCTATTCCAAAGAAGGTCAGCGCGATGACTTGTGGTGGTATCTGCCGACGCACCGTATCGCTCGACGTCCCCGCCGCACCCGAAGACGCAGAGAACCCAAGTTCCACCGCGATGTCAGCATCTTATTTCGCCCGGATGATGTGGCTCATCGCCGTCAATTTGGCCACTGGGAAGCTGATTTGATGCTGTTCAAACAGAAGCTTGGCCAGACCAACGTCACCTCACTGGTTGAGCGCGTCAGCCGCTTCACCGTGATCCTGAAAAACCCGAACAAGCGCACCAAGCCAGTCATGGAAAAGATCATGAGCGCCATCAAAGAACTCCCCCTCATCGCCCGCCGGTCCATCACTTTTGACCGCGGAACCGAGTTTGTCAGTTGGCCGCATCTCCAAGCCGAGATCGGAACCCAGACGTGGTTTTGCGACCCCTCCAGCCCTTGGCAGAAAGGCACAGTCGAGAACACTAACCGACGCCTTCGAAGGTGGCTGCCCCGCAAACGCGACATCCGGCAATGCACCGATCACGATATGAAGGTGATCTGTGATCGCCTCAACAACACGCCGCGCAAGTGCCTTGGATGGAAAACGCCAGCCGAGGTCTTTCGCGAAAAGATATTGGAGGAAATGCGATGACACCCCTACCCTGAGTTCGGCAAGAGTCGCGGTTCAGGTATCGCTCACACCGCGTTAAACCGTCCCGCCTCTGGCCGCTTGGGCCAAAGCCGATTAGAAGCGGTGGCGAAACCCGGGGGGAGCGAACCGTTGCAAAAGACCACATTGCCCGAAAGACCCGATTGGCGCGCCCATGCCGAAGAGGTCGGCTTTACCTTCGCCGATATGCATGGTGAGCCCTATTGGGACGAAACCTCGGCCTATGCGCTGTCGCTTGAGCAGATCGAGAACGACATCGAAGACCCCTCGACCGAGTTGCACGCCATGTGCCGCGAGGCCGTGGCAGAGATCATTGCCAGCGAAGAATTGATGGCGCAGCTTGCCATTCCAGAAGCGCATCGCGACCTCGTGGCCGAAAGCTGGCGGCGCGGCGACCCTGAGATCTACGGGCGTTTCGATCTGGCCTATGACGGCGCGCGCCCAGCCAAGCTGCTGGAGTATAACGCCGACACGCCCACCTCGCTCTACGAAAGCGCGGCCTTTCAATGGCAGTGGCTTGAGGATCAGTTGAAGGCGGGCGTTTTGCCCGAAGGCACGGATCAGTTCAACGGCATCCATGAGGCATTGGTCGCCCGATTTGCCGAGGTTTTTGAGCCCGACAGTGACCTGCATTTCACCGCCGTGGCGGACAACCCCGAAGATTACGGCACCGTCGAAGCCATGGGCTGGGCCGCGCGCGAAGCGGGGCTTGGCGCGCATTACTGCGACCTCGACAAGATCGCGCTGAGCGAGGACGGTCAATTCCTCGACGATCAGGATCGCCGCATTGCGGTGCTGTTCAAGCTTTACCCGTGGGAAGACCTGCTGCGGGACGACTACGCGTCACATATCGCTGGGTCAGGCTGCCTGTTTCTGGAGCCTGCGTGGAAAGCGCTTCTGTCCAACAAAGGGCTGCTGCCCGTGCTTTGGCAGATGTTCGAAGGCCACCCCAATCTGCTGCCCGCGTTTTTTGAGGCGGATGTGGCAGACGCGCTCGCCGGGCGCGGCCCCGCCGCCCCCGCCTGCGCCGAGGCCTTTGACCGTGCCGCCGCGGATCTGGCAGCAGCGCATGTGCGCAAGCCAATCCTCTCGCGCGAAGGGGCGTCGGTCTCGATCCACCAATCCGGCAAGGTGATCGAACAGTCGAAAAACCTAGACTACGCCGAACATCCGCGCATCGTTCAAACCTATGCCCCCCTGCCCGAATTTGACGGATTTCGCCCGGTCATTGGGTCTTGGATTGTGGGCGAAAGTTGCGCGGGCATCGGTATCCGCGAAGACCGCTCGCGCATCACGCAGGATTTGTCCCGCTTCAAACCGCACTATATTCTCGCATAACGCTATGCCCCGCCGCCCCTTGGCAGAAAGACGACCATCATGACCAAACGCTCGAAACGGGTTTCCATCGCCATCGTCGGTGCCGCCGCCTTTACCCTCGCCGGATGCGAGGAGGAAAAGGTCGATGCCGCTGCCTTTCCCGACCTGCAAAGCTGTCTGGCGGATGCCTCAAGCGGCGGGATGTACACCCAGCAACAATGCGAAACCGCCTTTGACGCGGCCCAGACCCTCCATGTGGAATCCGCACCGCGCTATGACAGCCTAGAGGTCTGCGAAGAGCAGCATGGCGCAGACGCCTGCGGCTCGGAACAGACGGCAACCCAAAGTGGATCGGGCGGGATTTTCATGCCCCTGCTGGCGGGCTACCTGATCGGCAATATGATGAGCAATCGCGCAGGGATGGCGGCGGCACAGCCGCTGTATAAAACGAAGGATGGCCGCTTTACCAATGCGGCACGCTCCAGCACCTATTCAACCAATCGCGGCGCCGCCAAGCTCGGCACGTCGCAATTCACCCGGCCCAGCACCACGATCGGCAAAACCCCGATGACCCGCGCCACTGCCGCATCGCGTGGCGGTTTTGGCCGTTCGGGTGGATCGCGCGGTTTTGGTGGCTGACGGGCACTAGGGCAGTCCCACGCCTACCTGCGGCGCATCACCGCCGCCGCAAGGATCGCAACCGCCAGCGCCAGCACCGCCACGGCCCAAAAGGGATCGTGGCCATGGGGATGCACATGCACGCCCTCATGCGCCGCCAATGGGCCTGCGAAAGTGGTGAGGGCGAATGTCAGTCTCTTCATCTCAATATCCTTAATCTATTGCGTTGGCCCTTGTGGCCTCAACCCAGCCCCAAAATCTCACGCGCCTGCTGCGGCGTGGCGACAGGGCGACCCGCCTCGGAGCAGATCTCTGCCGCGCGGGCGACGAGGGCGGCATTGGAGGGCGCAAGGGTCTGTTTGTCCATCCGAATATTATCCTCCAGCCCGGTGCGCAGATGCCCTCCTGCGGCGGCACACCATGCGTTAAGTTCGGCCTGATGCCGCCCGATCCCGGCCGCGCACCACGGGATGTCGCCGAAAAGCCGTTTGACCGTTTGGATATAGAAATCAAAAACGTCTCGATCCGCAGGCATGGCGTTTTTCACCCCCATGACGAACTGGATATAGGGCCGCGCCGGGATCTTGCCCGCCTCGGCCATCGCCTTGGCCTGTAGGATGTGGCTCAGGTCGAAGACCTCGATCTCGGGCAGCACGCTGTAGGTCATCATCTCTTCCGCCAGCCAGTCGACAAGCTCAGGCGGGTTTTCATAAACGCGGTTGGGAAAGTTGTTCGACCCCACGGAAAGCGAGGCCATATCGGGCCGCAGCGGCAGCATCCCGCCCCGGTTTCGCCCCGCGCCCGAGCGCCCCCCAGTTGAGAATTGCACGATCATGCCGGGGCAGTGCTGCCGCAGCCCCTCTTGCAGCCGTGCGAAACGGTCAGGGTCTGCCGTGGGGGTGCCATCGGCGGTGCGCACATGGGCATGGCAGATCGTCGCCCCGGCCTCAAAGGCGGCTTGGGTGCTTTCGATCTGTTCGGTGATGTCGATCGGCACCGCCGGGTTGTCGGCCTTGGTGGGAAGCGATCCGGTGATGGCCACGCAGATGATGGCTGGAGTATCGGTCATGGGGGTCCTCGGCTGTCTGAAAATCGGTTAATCGGCGCTGTCGCGGGCAAGGGCGATGACACGGCGCAGCGCCTGCTCCGCGACCCTCGCATCCTCCCCGTCGGGCCAGTCGTAAAACCCCTTGCCGCTGCGTTTGCCCAGATGCCCCCGCCCCACCAGATCGGCGAGGGTCGGCGATGGGTCATGGCGATCACACAGATCGGGATAGAGGTATTCGGCAATGCTCAGATGGGTGCCCAGCCCATTTAAATCGCGCTGCCGGAACGGGCCGGAAAGCGCCATGCGGACACCGACGGACCATTGCACGATCTCATCGATCTCCGCCGGGCTGGCGACACCTTGATCCACCAGATGCAGGCATTCGCGCATGATGGCATGTTGGATGCGATTGGCCACGAAACCGGGCGGCGCGTGGTCCAAACGCACGGGCCGCCGCTCCAACCCGCGCAGCAGGGTCATGACCTCTTCACATAGCCCTTCGGGCGCATCCTTGGCCGCGACCACTTCGACGGCAGGGATCACATCGCCGGGGTTGAAGAAATGCGTGATCACGGCGCGCTCAGGCCGGGCCATGTCCGCCGACATTTCTTCGAGTGTCAGGCCAGAGGTGTTCGACAAGATCGGCGCCCCCTCTGGCACCACCCCCTCCAAGGCGGCCAGCACCTTCCGCTTGAGCGCAAGGTTCTCCGGCACGCATTCCAGCGCGACATCCGCCTGCCCTGCGTCCTCCAACGCAGCAGTGGCGCTTGATCCCGGCACCGTCGCCAGAAACCCATCGCGCGCGGCCTCGGTCGGGTCGACCGCCTGTACCGTCCAGCCATGCTGGCCAAAGAGCCTGCCGATGGATTGCCCCATCGTGCCAGCCCCCACGATGATGATGCGTTTGGCCATGTTATCCCCTCCCGGATATCAGTTATTTACTTATCACTAGATGATGGTGATAAGTAAACAGCGAATAGAGAAAAGGAGCCCCCCGTGGCCCAAAACCCCTCCCCGCGCCATGCGGTCGTCACTGGCGGCGCGCGCAACATCGGCCTTGGTATTGCCCGCAGGCTGAGAGAGGACGGCTGGCGGGTCTTCGTGCTCGATATCGCGGAACCGGAGGATCCTGCCCTGCGCGGGGATGCGCAGCAGGTCGATCTGTCAGACCCCGAGGCAACCACCGCCGCCTTGCGAAACATCCTCAAAGAGGGGCCGGTCACCTGTCTGGTCAATAACGTCGGCATCGTGAAACCCGCGCCCTTCGACGCGGTAGAGATTGATGACTTCGACGGCATCATGCACCTGAACCTCCGCCCCAGCATCTTGGCGGCGAAACTGCTGGTGCCGGCCATGCGCGCGGCAGGGGGAGGGCGGATCGTGATGAACACCAGCCGCGTGACAAAGGGCAAGATCGACCGGACGCTATATTCCGCCAGCAAGGGGGCGATCCAGTCGATGGCGCGGACATGGGCGCTGGAACTGGCGCGCGACGGGATCACCGTGAACTGCGTCGCCCCCGGCCCCATCGCCACGACCGCCTTTTGGGAGAACAACCCCGAAGATGCACCAGAAACCCGCGCCATCGTCGATGCGGTGCCGATGGGCCGCATGGGCACGCCCGAGGATGTGGCGCAGGCGGTGGCCTTTTTCGCCGATGCCCGCAGCGGTTTCATCACCGGGCAAACGGTCTTTGTCTGTGGTGGCACGGCGGTCGGGTAATCAGCCCTCGGTCCCCAATCCGTCAAGCAGCCTGCGCAGGACCGGATTGCTTGGGTCGCGCAGATAGGCCAGCCCGATCCGGCTTTGAACCTTTGCATCGCGGATCGGCAGAAAGGCCACGCCCGCATCCTTCATCCGCGCGGCAGAGGCGGGGACAAAGGCCACGCCCAGACCCGCCGAGACGAAATTCACGATCGCAGTAAACTGCGGCGCGCGGTGCGCGACGCGGGGCGCGAAACCAGCATCAGCACAGAGTTGATAGGCGCAGGCCGCGAAACCCATATCAGGGCCGAGGTGGCTGAAAATGAAACTCTCCTCGCGCAGCGTTGCCATGGAAACCGAAGGCACCCCGGCAAGCCGGTGGTCGGGCGGCACGGCCAGCAGAATATCCTCGGTATGGACGGTGCGCGTGACCAAAGTCTCGGGCACGCCCGAGAGCGGCAGGCGCACGAACCCCGCATCGAGCCTGCCCGCCACGATCTCGGCGATTTGTAAGTCCATGTCCAACTCGCGCAGGATCAGGTCCACATCCGCAGCGCCAGCGCGCAACTCTCGCAAAAGCCGCCCCAGAATGCCCGCGTAAGAGGCCGAGCCGACATAGGCCAGTTCAATCCGCCCGCGCTGGCCGTTGCGCGCCGCTTCGGCCAGCGCTTCCACCCGCCGGGCCTGTTGCAGCAGGGCGCGGGCCTCGGGCAGGAGTGACTTGCCGAAGTCCGTCAGCATCACCCGGCGGCGGTTGCGGTCGAAGAGAAGCTCACCGCCAAAGACGGTCTCAAGGTGTTTCAGTTGCTGCGTCAGTGCGGGCTGCGCCACGCCAAGATTGGCCGCCGCTTGGCCAAAATGCAGCGTTTCGGCAATGGCGACAAAGACCTCATACTGGCGCAGCGTTGCGCTGAGTTGCTTTTCCATGCGGTCCTCTGAATTGGCATCAGAGGATTTTCACACGCCGCCCGGTGATAAGCAAGTTAGATCACCGGGCGGCGGCACCTAGCCTTCGGAGGCACGGGCGCGTTTGCGACGGTCGTGCAGGGTCTCGGCATCGGCCAGATCATCACTCTCGACCTTGACCGTCTCATGCCCGCCGGGGCGCGTCGCGCGTTTGCGCCGAAGCGGGCCGCTGTCATCGCTCTCCCGTGCGAGGATGAAACGATCCACCAAGCTGCGGCGAAGCCCCAGCGTTGACGTCAGATCAAACACCTGCGCCGCGACCGCGTCGGCCTCTTGCGGCTGCACCAACAATTCCAGCCGCGTTACCGGGCGGGATTTCTTGCCCTGCCCGTTCAGCATCAGCAAATCGATCACGCCGTCCATCGCGCGCAGCCGGTCCACCGCCGCGCCCAGTTCCTCGCCCGTCATATCGTCGATATCGCAAGCGAATTGCACCAGACTGTCCTGCGCGATGCCCCCCGAGGCGGTATCGAAGACGCTGACCCGCAGGATATTCGGCAGCCCCTTCATCACCCGCATCCCCGCGCCCGACCCGGTACAGCGCAGCCGCCCCGGTGGACGGCTGGCGATGGGGCTGCCGCCGGTAAGATGGGCAAGGATCGCGGCGCCTGTGGGCGTCACCCGCTCGCCCGGCACGCCGTCGTCATGCCAATCATAGCCTTGCAAGATCAGCGCCGTGGCGGGCGCGGGCACCGGCAGTTTGCCATGCGCCGTTTCCACCAGCCCGCCGCCCAGAGGCAGTGGGGCGAGCGAGACGGTCGCCCCCGACAGCGCGGCGCAAATGCTACCTGCGGCGGTCACATCCATCAGCGCGTCCCAATCCGCGATCTCGTGAAAATGCACCCGGTCGATGGGGATGTCGTGCACCTGTGCTTCGGCCTCGGCAATCCGGTGAAGGATCGCGCAGGCGGCCTGAGCCGTGCCCTCGGACAGCGGTGCGTTTTCCAAAAGTTCGCGCATCGCGCGGTAGGTCGTCTCGGCCCCGTGGCGCCTGCCTGCGTCGGGTGCGGCCAGCACCAATTCGAACCGCCGCGCGGTGATGCCCGAAGCCACATGTTCGCTTAGTTCCGCATGGCCCACCTCCGCCGGGAGCACGGCGGCGACATCGGCCAGTGCGCGTTCGGCCAGTTCGGGGAAAGCATGCAGCATCGCCGCGATGAACATATCACCCGCCGCCCCGCCGACGGGGTCGAGGTGCAGATGAAGCCCTTGCCCCTGCATCAATGCGCATCCGGCCAAGGGTTGTGCAGCTGACCCGCGTCAAACTGCATCTCCTGCAGATCGCCGACCACCTCCAGCCCCGGGCGGTCGCGCAGCTCTGGCAGCATCGCCTCGGAGGCATAGAGATACTCAAGCTTCAGCGTGTTGGGGATACGCAGCAGCCGGACCTTGGTGATATCCTCGGCCCCGCAGGTCTTGACCGCCGTCTGGATCGCCGTGCGGTCGCAGGGCATGACCATCGGAATTTTCGACTGTTTTAACACCTGCGAGGTGATCGCATTGGCATAGACCGCCTCGCGGTCGAAATCCTGCTCCAACCGCTGCGTGATCACATCCGCCCGCGCCGCACCATTGCCGTTGCCGTTGCTGCGTGGCGACAGGCCAAGCGCCACCAGTCGCGAGATATGCAGATGGACCTGCATCTTTTCGCTTGAGAAACGATGCGTGATGTTCGGGTCCATCCCAGTGCCGGAAAATTCTTTGCCGATCTCATCGACCACCAGCACATCCAGATCGCCCGAAGCTGATGGTGCGTCCAGCGGCCCCAGCGGCAGGCGCGGCATGTTGCGCATCGCCTCTTGCAGATAGGGCGCTTCGGCCTCCAACATCCCGTCGCTGTCGAGCGCCACCACCTGCGAAAGCTCGTCATAAGCATTCTCAATCGTGCCAATGCCAAACAGCACCTTGCAACGCTCAAGCTTCATCCGCGCCATTTTGGCGACAAAGATGCCGACGTTATCAATGCCCCGCGAATGGCAAGTCTCGGCCCCCGATTGCTTGCCCAACCCGATGGAGAGCATCTTGGCCAGCCCGCTTTCGTTCGGCGCGCGGAAGGAGGTATGCGGCTTGATCCGGTTGAACAGGATGATCCCATCGGCGGCATTGGCGTGGCGGTCCATCCGCACCGACATGCCGTTGTCGAGCACGCCGATCTCGTCAGTCTCCATCGACGAGCGGATCTCGCAACCGAGGCTCTCTTCGGTCACGCCCAGTTTCGCCAGCAGCGCGGTTTGCCCCTCTGCCGTGGCGCCGCCGTGGCTGCCCATGGCGGGCACCACAAAGGGCTGCGCCCCGCGCGCGCGGACCTCGGCCACGATGGCGGCCAGCAGTTCCGGCAGGTTTGCCAGACCCCGGCTGCCTGCGGTGATAGCGATGGACATGCCCGGCTTGATCTTGTCCGCGCAACCGGCCTGCATCGCCTCCGCAACGGCAGCGCGCGGATCATCGACTTGCGTCGCGGCAAAGGTCTGACGGCAGAGCGCCATGCGCGGTAGCGGCGTATCCTCGACCAGTTTTACATAGTTCGGTTTCATCTGCGCTCTCCCGTCTGACATCTTTACCCCGTGACCCCAATCGGCCAAGGCGCGAATTCCTCTTCACCCACGCCAAGCGCTTCGGATTTGCTCTGCTCGCCCGAGGCGATGGCGAGGATGCGTTCAAAGATCGCTTGGCCCAATTCCTCAAGGCTCAATTCGCCGTCGATCACGGTGCCGCAGTTGATGTCCATATCGTCCCGCATCTTGGTGAACATCGGTGTGTTGGAGGCCAGTTTGATCGTTGGCGAGGGATAGGAGCCAAAGCAAGACCCGCGCCCGGTGGTAAAGCAAATCAGGTTCGCACCCCCCGCGATCTGCCCGGTGGCAGAGACGGGATCGAAGCCGGGCGTGTCCATAAAAACCAGCCCCTTTTGCGTCACCGCTTCGGCATAGCGGTAAACCTCCATCAACCCGGTGCTGCCGCTTTTCTTGGCCCCGCCGAGCGATTTTTCCAACACATTCGCCAGACCGCCCGCCTGATTGCCGGGGCTGACCA
This window contains:
- a CDS encoding peptidase M23, coding for MKRLTFALTTFAGPLAAHEGVHVHPHGHDPFWAVAVLALAVAILAAAVMRRR
- a CDS encoding SDR family NAD(P)-dependent oxidoreductase produces the protein MAQNPSPRHAVVTGGARNIGLGIARRLREDGWRVFVLDIAEPEDPALRGDAQQVDLSDPEATTAALRNILKEGPVTCLVNNVGIVKPAPFDAVEIDDFDGIMHLNLRPSILAAKLLVPAMRAAGGGRIVMNTSRVTKGKIDRTLYSASKGAIQSMARTWALELARDGITVNCVAPGPIATTAFWENNPEDAPETRAIVDAVPMGRMGTPEDVAQAVAFFADARSGFITGQTVFVCGGTAVG
- a CDS encoding IclR family transcriptional regulator, producing METTGETANIGVGKEEAVLFLSQVETHANIRAFFPPGSLSPMHASGIGKALLAYMDPERLDKLLSKGQMTRFTAHTIIDPTALRQNLEAIRESGFSVDNEERNEGMRCIAAPVFDMNGEAVAGISISGPTSRVGASEVEELSRPVIKAAHQLSFAIGGSVTRPQP
- a CDS encoding 3-keto-5-aminohexanoate cleavage protein, with product MTDTPAIICVAITGSLPTKADNPAVPIDITEQIESTQAAFEAGATICHAHVRTADGTPTADPDRFARLQEGLRQHCPGMIVQFSTGGRSGAGRNRGGMLPLRPDMASLSVGSNNFPNRVYENPPELVDWLAEEMMTYSVLPEIEVFDLSHILQAKAMAEAGKIPARPYIQFVMGVKNAMPADRDVFDFYIQTVKRLFGDIPWCAAGIGRHQAELNAWCAAAGGHLRTGLEDNIRMDKQTLAPSNAALVARAAEICSEAGRPVATPQQAREILGLG
- a CDS encoding 3-hydroxyacyl-CoA dehydrogenase NAD-binding domain-containing protein is translated as MAKRIIIVGAGTMGQSIGRLFGQHGWTVQAVDPTEAARDGFLATVPGSSATAALEDAGQADVALECVPENLALKRKVLAALEGVVPEGAPILSNTSGLTLEEMSADMARPERAVITHFFNPGDVIPAVEVVAAKDAPEGLCEEVMTLLRGLERRPVRLDHAPPGFVANRIQHAIMRECLHLVDQGVASPAEIDEIVQWSVGVRMALSGPFRQRDLNGLGTHLSIAEYLYPDLCDRHDPSPTLADLVGRGHLGKRSGKGFYDWPDGEDARVAEQALRRVIALARDSAD
- a CDS encoding DUF1190 domain-containing protein; translation: MTKRSKRVSIAIVGAAAFTLAGCEEEKVDAAAFPDLQSCLADASSGGMYTQQQCETAFDAAQTLHVESAPRYDSLEVCEEQHGADACGSEQTATQSGSGGIFMPLLAGYLIGNMMSNRAGMAAAQPLYKTKDGRFTNAARSSTYSTNRGAAKLGTSQFTRPSTTIGKTPMTRATAASRGGFGRSGGSRGFGG
- a CDS encoding IS30 family transposase, whose amino-acid sequence is MGAVYEQLSITERRKIERWRHAKVPVDEMARVLKRCRSTIFRELKRNHFSDENMPGCDGYYGAAAHLMQAERRSRERKLIKHPELCKRVIERIKNGWTPEQISNRMIHEGAPLRVCQETIYRYIYSKEGQRDDLWWYLPTHRIARRPRRTRRRREPKFHRDVSILFRPDDVAHRRQFGHWEADLMLFKQKLGQTNVTSLVERVSRFTVILKNPNKRTKPVMEKIMSAIKELPLIARRSITFDRGTEFVSWPHLQAEIGTQTWFCDPSSPWQKGTVENTNRRLRRWLPRKRDIRQCTDHDMKVICDRLNNTPRKCLGWKTPAEVFREKILEEMR
- a CDS encoding LarC family nickel insertion protein; amino-acid sequence: MQGQGLHLHLDPVGGAAGDMFIAAMLHAFPELAERALADVAAVLPAEVGHAELSEHVASGITARRFELVLAAPDAGRRHGAETTYRAMRELLENAPLSEGTAQAACAILHRIAEAEAQVHDIPIDRVHFHEIADWDALMDVTAAGSICAALSGATVSLAPLPLGGGLVETAHGKLPVPAPATALILQGYDWHDDGVPGERVTPTGAAILAHLTGGSPIASRPPGRLRCTGSGAGMRVMKGLPNILRVSVFDTASGGIAQDSLVQFACDIDDMTGEELGAAVDRLRAMDGVIDLLMLNGQGKKSRPVTRLELLVQPQEADAVAAQVFDLTSTLGLRRSLVDRFILARESDDSGPLRRKRATRPGGHETVKVESDDLADAETLHDRRKRARASEG
- a CDS encoding glutathionylspermidine synthase family protein, with translation MQKTTLPERPDWRAHAEEVGFTFADMHGEPYWDETSAYALSLEQIENDIEDPSTELHAMCREAVAEIIASEELMAQLAIPEAHRDLVAESWRRGDPEIYGRFDLAYDGARPAKLLEYNADTPTSLYESAAFQWQWLEDQLKAGVLPEGTDQFNGIHEALVARFAEVFEPDSDLHFTAVADNPEDYGTVEAMGWAAREAGLGAHYCDLDKIALSEDGQFLDDQDRRIAVLFKLYPWEDLLRDDYASHIAGSGCLFLEPAWKALLSNKGLLPVLWQMFEGHPNLLPAFFEADVADALAGRGPAAPACAEAFDRAAADLAAAHVRKPILSREGASVSIHQSGKVIEQSKNLDYAEHPRIVQTYAPLPEFDGFRPVIGSWIVGESCAGIGIREDRSRITQDLSRFKPHYILA
- a CDS encoding LysR family transcriptional regulator; the encoded protein is MEKQLSATLRQYEVFVAIAETLHFGQAAANLGVAQPALTQQLKHLETVFGGELLFDRNRRRVMLTDFGKSLLPEARALLQQARRVEALAEAARNGQRGRIELAYVGSASYAGILGRLLRELRAGAADVDLILRELDMDLQIAEIVAGRLDAGFVRLPLSGVPETLVTRTVHTEDILLAVPPDHRLAGVPSVSMATLREESFIFSHLGPDMGFAACAYQLCADAGFAPRVAHRAPQFTAIVNFVSAGLGVAFVPASAARMKDAGVAFLPIRDAKVQSRIGLAYLRDPSNPVLRRLLDGLGTEG
- a CDS encoding bifunctional allantoicase/(S)-ureidoglycine aminohydrolase, with translation MSTKYFAPHGGHPGQEQLLTDRAVFKDAYAVIPKGTMRDIVTSFLPFWEDTRLWVIARPMSGFAETFSQYIMEVQPGGGSEKAELDPEAEGVLFVVEGAATLRVAGETYELSPGGYAYLPPSSAWTLRNEGEEVLRFHWVRKAYEAVEGLDMPDVLVLNENDIEPTPMPGTDGKWSTTRFVDPSDLRHDMHVTIVTFEPGGVIPFLETHVMEHGLYVLEGKAVYNLNNDWVEVEAGDYMWLRAFCPQACYAGGPGRFRYLLYKDVNRHMALRPGAASYPQHQRIKAAAE